Proteins encoded together in one Pangasianodon hypophthalmus isolate fPanHyp1 chromosome 18, fPanHyp1.pri, whole genome shotgun sequence window:
- the elk3 gene encoding ETS domain-containing protein Elk-3 has product MESAITLWQFLLQLLLDQSHKHLICWTSNDGEFKLLKSEEVAKLWGLRKNKTNMNYDKLSRALRYYYDKNIIKKVIGQKFVYKFVSFPDILKMDPQAVELGREGGSIMLQEAESDGGEGEESPKLSLSSLRSPAGRNEYLNSGLYSSFTVSSLQGPPPLLHPVKVEKRRGVERGEEGPTVIRFVTNRSEKAVPLPSSPAPTSSEVFFSSKASPNSSRSSSPSHSPSFSRRLSPEARMDESEQNAQPLNLSSGHRERAQVQASPLERRSSTNGLPPKARKPKGLEISAPSILLSGSDLGSIALNSPALPSGSLTPAFFTAQTPSGLLLAPSPLLSSIHFWSSLSPVAPLSPARLQGHGSLFQFPTLLNGPLPVPLPNLDSSSSSSSLLLSSSTPKS; this is encoded by the exons ATGGAGAGTGCCATCACGTTGTGGCAGTTCCTGTTGCAGTTGCTGCTGGACCAGAGCCATAAGCACCTAATCTGCTGGACGTCTAATGATGGCGAGTTCAAGCTGCTCAAGTCTGAGGAAGTGGCCAAACTTTGGGGTCTGCGGAAGAACAAAACTAATATGAATTACGATAAACTGAGCCGAGCTCTGCGTTACTACTATGACAAG AATATTATAAAGAaggtgattggtcagaagtttgTGTACAAGTttgtttcatttcctgacatCCTGAAAATGGATCCCCAGGCGGTGGAGCTTGGCCGAGAAGGGGGCAGCATTATGTTACAAGAGGCTGAGTCTGATGGAGGGGAGGGGGAAGAATCTCCAAAACTCTCTCTGTCATCGCTGAGAAGCCCCGCCGGCAGGAACGAATATCTTAACTCTGGCCTGTACTCATCATTTACTGTTAGCTCCCTTCAAGGCCCGCCTCCACTGCTGCATCCAGTGAAAGTGGAGAAACGGAGAGGGGTGGAACGAGGGGAAGAAGGACCAACCGTGATTAGGTTTGTCACCAATCGGTCAGAGAAAGCAGTGCCCCTCCCCTCCTCTCCTGCCCCTACCTCATCAGAGGTTTTCTTCAGCTCAAAAGCCTCCCCTAATTCCTCTCGTTCATCGTCCCCATCTCATAGCCCATCCTTCTCACGGAGGTTGAGCCCAGAGGCCCGGATGGACGAATCAGAGCAGAACGCTCAGCCTCTCAATTTATCATCCGGCCACAGGGAGCGAGCCCAGGTGCAAGCCTCGCCCCTCGAGAGGAGGAGTAGCACCAATGGACTTCCTCCCAAAGCTCGGAAACCCAAAGGTCTGGAAATCTCAGCTCCTTCCATACTGCTTTCAGGAAGTGACCTGGGTTCCATTGCCCTTAACAGCCCTGCATTGCCCTCAGGGTCCCTCACACCAGCCTTCTTTActgcacag ACTCCCTCGGGTTTGCTGCTGGCTCCAagccctctcctctcctccattCATTTCTGGAGCAGTCTAAGTCCTGTCGCTCCTCTCAGCCCAGCACGACTACAGGGACACGGATCCCTCttccag TTCCCTACTCTGCTGAACGGACCTCTCCCTGTGCCTCTCCCCAACCTGgactcttcatcctcctcttcctcgctTCTCCTTTCATCTAGTACTCCGAAATCCTGA